A genome region from Perca fluviatilis chromosome 20, GENO_Pfluv_1.0, whole genome shotgun sequence includes the following:
- the tedc1 gene encoding tubulin epsilon and delta complex protein 1 gives MQRSKASVRVEVKQVIGALCRLLAATGLESVPTPENFRRAKFGGGLEVEDQFWQLLADILQTSSSVSCEASAQLGGATDYRKLVAAGLWQTGYHADWMYGRQGGEGEEGGEGGRCSSRDLLLALGWLLATGKLEILLTQRVQQLDKTLLTPTPVNPQLPSELQLDSASLRKLQWLVGCLRYQGRTLLSMQEERTRLLHAVVVASLPSSVSSSSDQSSTVLRKDCVCMQQLCDLLEAYLNWKQVENVFWTWMDSVVDCHLTDPVVKRPTHSPNTGARVCHHRNRGLEKLEDMLLRLPTGQEAQRRGRGDDEDREGRDRLHGGSDSFCLPPLLSSLPCLPRRPQVYRAMLQTEKPVRHGRLPGEGARGGAENPDELPASQAVQELLQTEALLVERRDRQRLANRMQLQKMIGRLDQLMLIPP, from the exons ATGCAGCGGAGTAAAGCGTCCGTGAGAGTGGAAGTGAAGCAGGTGATTGGAGCTCTGTGCAGACTGCTAGCGGCCACCGGGCTGGAATCTGTCCCCACACCGGAGAACTTCCGACGGGCCAAGTTCGGTGGTGGACTCGAGGTG GAGGATCAGTTTTGGCAGCTCCTTGCCGATATCCTTCAGACATCGAGCAGTGTTTCCTGTGAAGCTAGTGCACAGCTAGGAGGAG CCACAGACTACAGGAAGCTGGTAGCTGCAGGCCTCTGGCAGACTGGCTACCATGCTGACTGGATGTATGGGAGgcagggaggagaaggagaggagggaggagagggagggagatgcTCCAGCAGAGACCTCCTCCTGGCCCTGGGCTGGCTGCTGGCTACAGGAAAACTGGAGATACTGCTGACACAGCGAGTACAGCAACTGGACAAAACCCTACTCACACCTACACCT GTTAACCCTCAGCTTCCCAGTGAGCTCCAGTTAGACTCGGCATCCCTGAGGAAGCTTCAGTGGCTCGTTGGTTGTCTGAGATACCAGGGGCGGACGCTGCTGTCCATGCAAGAAGAGCGAACTCGCTTGCTCCATGCT GTTGTTGTTGCCAGCCTTCCCTCCTCTGTATCCTCGTCCTCTGATCAAAGCTCAACAGTGCTAAGGAag gaCTGTGTTTGTATGCAGCAGCTCTGTGACCTCCTAGAAGCATATCTGAACTGGAAACAGGTGGAGAACGTCTTCTGGACCTGGATG GACAGTGTGGTGGATTGCCATCTGACAGATCCTGTCGTCAAGAGGCCTACACATTCACCCAATACGGGCGCAAGAGTGTGTCACCACAGAAACCGCGGCTTAGAGAAATTGGAGGACATGCTATTGAGACTGCCTACAGGACAG GAAGCACAGAGGAGAGGCAGAGGGGATGATGAGGACCGAGAAGGACGAGACAGGTTACATGGTGGATCGGACTCCTTTtgcctccctcctcttctctcctctctcccctgccTGCCCCGCCGCCCCCAGGTCTACCGAGCCATGCTCCAGACTGAGAAGCCAGTCAGACACGGCCGCCTCCCGGGAGAGGGGGCCCGCGGCGGGGCCGAGAATCCGGACGAGCTCCCAGCGTCTCAGGCTGTGCAGGAGCTCCTTCAGACAGAGGCTCTGCTGGTGGAGAGGCGGGACAGGCAGAGACTGGCCAATAGGATGCAGCTGCAGAAGATGATTGGCAGGCTGGACCAACTGATGTTGATACCAccatag
- the dnal1 gene encoding dynein light chain 1, axonemal, with the protein MAKATTVREALAKWEEKAGEKVGEAKAIKLYGQVPPIEKMDASLSTLINCEKLSLSTNCIEKITNLNGLKNLRILSLGRNNIKALTGLETIGDTLEELWISYNLIEKLKGIQSMKNLKVLYMANNLVKEWGEFVRLADLPCLADLVFVGNPLEEKHSAEGNWMDEASKRLPNLKKLDGTPVIKDVAEGD; encoded by the exons ATG GCCAAAGCAACGACTGTGAGAGAAGCACTGGCCAAATGG gaggaGAAGGCAGGCGAGAAAGTGGGCGAGGCTAAAGCCATAAAACTGTATGGTCAGGTTCCTCCTATAGAGAAGATGGATGCCTCTCTCTCCACACTCATCAATTGCGA AAAGCTCTCTCTGTCTAcaaattgcattgaaaaaataACCAATCTGAATGGCCTGA AGAACTTGAGGATATTGTCATTAGGAAGAAATAATATAAAGGCCCTCACTGGGCTG gAGACAATAGGGGACACATTAGAAGAGTTGTGGATCTCCTATAACTTGATAGAGAAACTGAAGGGAATTCAATCTATGAAGAACTTAAAAGTCCTCTATATGGCCAACAACCTGGTCAAAGAATGGG GAGAGTTTGTGAGGCTAGCTGACCTGCCATGTCTCGCAGACCTGGTGTTTGTTGGAAATCCCCTAGAGGAGAAGCATTCAGCTGAGGGAAACTGGATGGATGAAGCCTCTAAAAGACTACCTAATCTGAAAAAACTAGATG GAACCCCAGTCATCAAGGATGTGGCCGAAGGAGATTGA